One window from the genome of Rhizoctonia solani chromosome 15, complete sequence encodes:
- a CDS encoding structural constituent of nuclear pore protein, with product MSGVEQDPRASRILSILFQKPSAGSGPGTENALTIFEEAMNVPAPGQGLMRVLELLESLAFHWTDAKAIEPVQLSLFADLNFDSCLRYLPTPEHHAQLKAEMRYLLECCALENNRRLIAHARAAGYESWTRLCNVALTRCFDSLPDEHREMILFDVVQALPPVILSAAEPETAIYLCETLLSLVAKLRDDRHHQVVLQSIVDDPVAATLPPERLNALLGAIMDCVLQPGTTERQRGNLYSAMVHYVQLAFSAEERSSREHSKLGQSQSKLAQSQSKLAQSRLDTSAANAVVLFGSSPNPTTGRRSGLESSTLLVLNKFVDRLVPLVCRDAIDGSDVWKTIAFTFLESLVRVSRMEKAHRVLGIMSRQGFLAHFVQSVAESEDQILAVLKPDPESLNALYVYEAKMSLLIKIAQTRQGADRLQDARVLSVLSQCDFLDARPEKDVDFRNLESFLPSALESIHDWLRLAECGQAGLVADDKQALNFILAHRETCLMLFTTEETYLPLASVRELHLFVALCALVAPHVDSKDLNDARSFGQVHAAVLELASRILSQGGWRMNVVPVTESEMIDANRKAKGIAHSKMSVFDRRAREATDYLHKWILVYLSAISERSIGTTESFHPVLTAVASTAREPAAIATGKPYLADAIAALKASVARLSSLLAELKEIPTQTGRLSLDEVDEIVQAAQVSFFDDLDIPQRRAFAARELALAADGYQSEVRSILHTIEILLLLLWRHLKHFLSPNNPSAEDAGSFMRSVSAPMRRPAVIEHLRADAEVAIREITLELDEIQVPKDVLGATADAGARESYVHVLTRMLRTVTTLGGQDMDEEDD from the exons ATGTCCGGCGTTGAACAGGACCCGCGCGCCTCGCGAATCTTGTCCATCTTGTTCCAAAAGCCGTCGGCTGGCTCAGGGCCGGGGACTGAAAACGCGCTGACTATTTTCGAAGAAGCGATGAATGTGCCTGCGCCCGGACAGGGCCTCATGCGTGTGCTCGAGCTCTTGGAGTCGCTCGCGTTCCATTGGACAGACGCCAAGGCGATCGAGCCCGTTCAGCTTTCATTATTTGCCGACCTCAATTTCGACTCGTGTTTGC GGTACTTGCCCACGCCCGAACACCACGCGCAGCTCAAGGCCGAGATGCGGTACTTGCTCGAGTGTTGTGCGCTGGAGAACAATCGACGGTTGATCGCCCATGCACGCGCGGCGGGGTACGAATCGTGGACCCGGTTGTGCAATGTGGCCTTGACGAGGTGTTTCGATTCCCTCCCGGACGAACATAGAGAGATGATCCTATTCGACGTTGTCCAAGCTTTACCGCCCGTCATCCTCTCAGCCGCCGAACCCGAAACGGCCATTTACTTATGCGAAACGCTGCTTTCCCTAGTTGCTAAACTCCGAGACGACCGGCACCACCAAGTTGTTCTTCAGTCGATTGTGGATGACCCAGTCGCTGCTACGTTACCCCCCGAGCGATTGAACGCGCTGTTGGGTGCGATTATGGACTGTGTTCTCCAGCCTGGGACGACGGAGCGTCAGAGAGGAAACTTGTACAGCGCGATGGTGCATTACGTCCAACTTGCGTTCTCGGCTGAAGAGAGAAGTTCACGAGAACACTCCAAGCTCGGTCAATCGCAATCAAAACTCGCCCAATCCCAGTCTAAACTCGCCCAATCCCGACTGGACACATCAGCCGCCAACGCCGTCGTCCTCTTTGGCTCGTCTCCGAACCCGACGACGGGCCGACGCTCGGGGCTCGAATCCAGCACGCTTCTGGTGCTCAACAAGTTTGTCGACCGACTCGTCCCGCTTGTCTGCCGAGACGCCATCGACGGGTCCGACGTTTGGAAAACGATCGCGTTTACGTTTTTGGAGTCGCTGGTCagggtgtcgaggatggaaaAGGCGCATCGGGTGTTGGGGATCATGTCCCGTCAAGGATTCTTGGCTCATTTCGTGCAGAGCGTGGCGGAGAGCGAGGACCAGATTTTGGCTGTTCTAAAGCCTGATCCAG AGAGTTTGAATGCGTTGTATGTGTACGAGGCCAAGATGTCCTTGCTTATCAAGATTGCGCAAACGAGACAGGGGGCGGACCGGTTACAGGACGCAAGGGTGCTTAGCGTCTTGTCCCAGTGCGACTTTTTGGATGCCAGGCCCGAAAAGGATGTTGATTTCCGAA ATCTAGAATCATTCCTCCCCTCTGCACTTGAAAG TATCCACGATTGGCTCCGACTCGCCGAATGTGGCCAAGCAG GTTTGGTTGCTGACGACAAGCAGGCACTTAATTTCATTCTTGCGCACCGAGAAACGTGCTTGATGTTGTTCACGACCGAGGAGACTTATCTCCCTCTAGCAAGTGTTCGAGAGTTGCATTTGTTCGTGGCATTGTGCGCTTTGGTAGCACCTCATGTGGATTCTAAAGATTTG AATGATGCTCGTTCGTTCGGCCAAGTTCATGCTGCTGTGCTCGAGCTCGCTTCTCGTATTTTGAGCCAAGGAGGCTGGAGAATGAATGTTGTGCCCGTGACAGAGTCGGAGATGATCGATGCGAACCGAAAAGCCAAGG GCATTGCGCACAGTAAAATGTCTGTGTTTGATCGACGAGCTCGAGAAGCGACGGATTACCTTCACAAGTGGATCTTGGTCTATTTATCTGCTATTAGCGAGAGGTCTATTG GCACCACCGAATCGTTCCACCCTGTGCTGACTGCTGTTGCATCGACCGCACGTGAACCAGCCGCCATTGCCACCGGCAAACCATACCTTGCCGACGCGATCGCTGCTCTAAAAGCCAGTGTAGCCCGTTTATCATCGTTATTGGCCGAGCTCAAAGAGATACCAACCCAAACTGGGAGACTGAGCTTGGATGAGGTTGATGAG ATTGTCCAAGCTGCCCAAGTCTCATTCTTCGACGATCTTGACATTCCACAACGGCGTGCATTTGCTGCACGCGAATTGGCCCTTGCGGCGGATGGATATCAGAGTGAAGTGAGGTCCATCTTGC ATACCATCGAAATACTGCTACTTCTTTTGTGGCGGCACCTCAAACATTTCCTTTCCCCCAATAACCCAAGTGCAGAAGACGCCGGCTCGTTTATGCGCAGTGTGAGCGCACCTATGCGCAGACCGGCCGTGATAGAACATCTACGCGCCGATGCAGAAGTCGCAATTCGGGAGATCACACTCGAATTGGATGAGATTCAAGTG CCCAAGGATGTCCTCGGAGCTACTGCTGATGCCGGCGCACGAGAATCCTACGTACACGTCTTGACACGGATGTTACGGACCGTGACTACGTTGGGTGGGCAGGACATGGATGAGGAGGATGACTAG
- a CDS encoding structural constituent of nuclear pore protein, which yields MEVSYWDNLNAFLAKALREPTRQLEQELYYKLEDAKPRFLALLDVPPRNSGEEAELKSGKATISGVQKTYNNDFVQVALFLAQQLDCSERHVAGILDHVLSDDPVESALRAVQQFYESRQNVLSTLQLILDSAMGMNMVEPTIRTRLVDYVIGLASTGTLAEKILKQIDTSGALMQRQMANQRNAGSTTAIGMLAIVISTRANVFAGTGFSADLYAQVVSALQSERQQLGNLLFVLAGSGELRGSEVAKMVSWISTVSPDEPIMVYVLAACLAAFDASSQVASETSFVNLIKTELAKPTWKIPETKAVLTIKWCLFLIEASNGDGRTTDAYSESDIEKLVTDSVRADAFRYLSVLLHSSRPLDAVSQDTLELEYDPLPTPTPVDGLFYKYLLKQVEIFLIAFVTSLSPVLRRMRHADEDTSSLAASRSQAPQASPHPSRLADFFVLIALVYSDQSPDEGLKWWDDRLYSFLRWSAEARVPSLLKPLYNMFGSLARGQSCATYAYNFLSTNGGQRAGTTGWCSWAGLFGSLDWLLTSVPDQRTVDSALGGRERQPLPVDPEEIRSIMAFLRVLRVVARYSTAARAALLENTQYRAVAVMLDLVRSPVALELKGKLFDTLAAFCDGPELGGEVARLMWVSLERYEVLPVRSTTTMTTGGWKKSRGVPAELEEIEAPARTYPATLSFLHLLNALVPFPPDNLGSGHRVVGTGPYVKFVVEDVLLKIDAREYADPSERWKVTDAALEFVQRSLDGFDLATLAIGGQDAVQKLVQHPGFGVLLRVLVDSATRDVLFGILALSESNQDPYFVSSLVRTLRIISRTLEIQDLFIDLLIPSARALSLDVDIPAVVSTADQILLWRPESVVHIAGLVNYRLSREVVLLSVKLTTKLSQSTYFNSMETSALFPHRVSRLLGILGDAPTDGYVRGLRLEPGEEQQSVEDQVRDAIIDFLLVNTLPTSPSPNFAHLLLGFDVSHSTTGGAMPIHDSRAIGARETCLGVVLDMVGEGIPRLDRKKTRAGKTVQDPLFERHPVFAEKCYRLIHQLCTHSLTFGTTIRYLRTHEDFFARQLSVVSMRPPSGDEPDGTIRLVDNSSSRRAA from the exons ATGGAGGTGTCATACTGGGATAACCTGAATGCATTCCTTGCCAAGGCTCTGCGTGAACCGACAAGGCAACTGGAACAAGAACTATACTACAAGCTTGAAGATGCAAAACCCCGCTTCCTGGCGCTATTGGATGTGCCACCACGGAACTCGGGGGAAGAGGCAGAACTCAAGAGTG GCAAAGCAACGATCAGCGGTGTACAAAAAACATACAATAATGACTTTGTTCAAGTCGCTCTCTTTCTCGCTCAGCAACTCGACTGCTCCGAGCGCCATGTCGCTGGCATACTAGACCATGTCTTATCTGATGATCCCGTGGAGAGTGCGTTACGAGCTGTCCAGCAGTTCTACGAGAGCAGACAGAATGTTCTCTCTACTCTTCAGCTCATACTCGACAGCGCCATGGGCATGAACATGGTTGAGCCCACTATACGCACGAGACTCGTCGACTATGTCATTGGCCTAGCCTCGACTGGAACATTGGCCGAGAAGATTCTCAAGCAGATCGACACGAGTGGTGCTCTCATGCAGCGCCAGATGGCCAACCAGCGGAATGCGGGATCTACAACTGCCATTGGTATGTTGGCTATTGTCATTTCGACCCGTGCTAATGTGTTTGCAGGAACCGGCTTTTCGGCTGATCTCTATGCCCAAGTCGTCTCGGCTCTCCAATCCGAACGGCAGCAACTGGGTAATTTGCTGTTTGTGCTTGCAGGCTCGGGCGAACTGCGAGGCTCAGAAGTCGCCAAGATGGTTTCGTGGATATCCACTGTCTCACCAGATGAACCTATCATGGTCTATGTTCTCGCCGCGTGCCTCGCCGCTTTCGATGCTTCCTCACAGGTCGCTTCGGAAACTTCGTTCGTCAATCTCATCAAAACCGAACTCGCCAAACCCACATGGAAGATCCCCGAAACAAAAGCAGTCCTGACTATCAAGTGGTGTCTCTTTCTCATCGAAGCCTCCAATGGCGACGGACGCACTACCGACGCATACTCGGAATCCGATATCGAAAAACTTGTTACCGACTCGGTCCGTGCCGACGCCTTCCGCTACTTATCTGTGCTCCTCCACTCCTCGAGACCCCTGGACGCTGTGTCTCAAGATACGCTCGAGCTTGAATACGACCCTCTCCCTACTCCTACACCCGTCGATGGCCTTTTCTACAAATACTTGTTGAAGCAGGTCGAAATATTTTTGATCGCATTTGTCACCAGTCTCTCTCCAGTCCTCCGAAGAATGCGCCACGCAGATGAAGATACCAGCTCTCTCGCCGCATCTCGCTCCCAAGCCCCCCAAGCCAGCCCACATCCGTCACGCCTGGCCGACTTTTTCGTTCTCATAGCTCTTGTTTATTCTGATCAATCTCCGGACGAGGGTCTCAAGTGGTGGGATGACCGGCTGTACTCTTTCCTTCGATGGAGTGCCGAAGCCCGTGTCCCCTCATTGCTTAAACCACTATACAACATGTTTGGCTCTCTGGCACGCGGACAGAGCTGCGCAACCTATGCCTACAACTTTTTGTCTACCAACGGCGGACAGCGGGCTGGAACTACGGGCTGGTGCTCCTGGGCTGGTCTGTTTGGATCTCTCGACTGGTTGCTCACGTCTGTTCCAGACCAACGAACTGTGGACTCGGCGCTCGGAGGACGAGAACGCCAACCTCTGCCCGTTGATCCTGAGGAAATTCGCTCGATCATGGCCTTTCTCAGGGTACTCAGAGTCGTAGCTCGATATTCGACAGCAGCTCGAGCGGCCCTTCTCGAAAACACACAATACAGGGCCGTGGCGGTCATGCTCGACCTCGTCCGTTCTCCCGTCGCCTTGGAACTCAAGGGCAAACTGTTCGACACTTTGGCAGCCTTTTGCGATGGGCCAGAACTGGGAGGTGAAGTCGCCCGATTGATGTGGGTCAGCCTGGAGCGATACGAAGTGTTGCCTGTGCGGTCCACAACCACGATGACGACCGGCGGGTGGAAGAAGAGTCGAGGTGTCCCTGCTGAACTGGAAGAAATCGAGGCCCCCGCGCGGACATACCCCGCCACACTATCCTTCCTCCATCTCCTCAATGCGCTAGTCCCCTTCCCACCCGACAACCTCGGCTCGGGCCACCGTGTGGTCGGAACTGGCCCGTACGTCAAGTTTGTGGTCGAGGACGTGCTGCTCAAGATCGACGCTCGTGAATACGCAGATCCGAGCGAGCGATGGAAGGTCACCGATGCCGCCCTCGAGTTTGTTCAACGCAGCTTGGACGGGTTTGATTTGGCTACGTTGGCCATTGGGGGTCAGGACGCTGTTCAAAAATTAGTGCAACACCCTGGGTTTGGCGTCTTGCTCCGTGTACTTGTCGACTCCGCAACCCGAGACGTCTTGTTTGGTATACTCGCTCTATCCGAATCGAACCAGGACCCGTACTTCGTTTCGTCCCTCGTGAGGACGTTGAGGATCATCTCTCGCACGCTGGAGATTCAAGACTTGTTTATTGATTTGCTCATACCCTCTGCTCGTGCACTTTCGCTGGATGTGGATATCCCCGCGGTCGTCTCGACTGCCGACCAAATACTCCTGTGGCGCCCCGAAAGCGTCGTTCATATTGCCGGACTGGTCAACTACCGCCTATCACGCGAGGTCGTCCTTCTCTCTGTCAAACTCACGACCAAGCTCTCCCAGTCAACCTACTTCAACTCGATGGAAACCAGTGCGCTGTTCCCGCACCGCGTGAGCCGGTTGTTGGGTATCCTCGGAGACGCGCCCACCGACGGATACGTGCGCGGGCTCAGGCTCGAGCCGGGCGAAGAGCAGCAGTCGGTGGAGGACCAAGTGCGGGATGCGATAATCGATTTCTTGCTGGTGAATACGCTCCCCACGTCCCCCTCACCCAACTTTGCGCATCTCCTGCTTGGCTTCGACGTCAGTCACTCAACTACGGGCGGTGCGATGCCGATTCATGATTCACGTGCGATCGGAGCAAGGGAGACTTGTCTCGGTGTAGTGCTCGATATGGTCGGCGAAGGGATTCCACGACTCGATCGAAAAAAGACCAGAGCGGGGAAAACGGTGCAAGACCCGCTATTCGAGCGGCACCCCGTGTTTGCTGAAAAGTGCTACCGGCTCATCCACCAACTGTGCACCCACTCGCTCACGTTCGGGACCACGATCCGCTACCTCCGGACCCACGAAGACTTTTTCGCGCGTCAGCTGAGCGTCGTCTCGATGCGCCCACCGAGCGGGGACGAACCCGACGGCACGATCCGACTAGTCGACAACTCGTCGTCGCGACGAGCTGCTTAG